Proteins encoded within one genomic window of Oryza brachyantha chromosome 7, ObraRS2, whole genome shotgun sequence:
- the LOC102699702 gene encoding probable serine/threonine-protein kinase PBL19 yields the protein MGCFYLRERNKTKKQSMSSPTLTVDKDGFNDEMSQKANKSCSSVVAASPRSILELYEGRAHELRSFRLAELRSATSNFSRDLKIGEGGFGSVYKGFLKTSRSQLGLRNDNGNLVVAVKKLNPNGMQGHKQWLAEVQILAVVDHPNLVKLLGYCATDDGEQGPQRLLVYEFMPNKTLEDHLFNRAYPTLPWKTRLSIALGVAKGLHYLHEGLEIQVIYRDFKSSNVLLDEEFIPKLSDFGLAREGPVDGQTHVSTAVMGTYGYAAPDYVETGRLTARSDVWSFGVVLLELLSGRRAFDRARPRGDQKLVDWSRRHPVGTRWFSRLLDPRLEGRYPYRAAQDVAALAASCLAERAGERPSMAEAARALERAARHEELDGPPEPPEEGSPPHRHAGSSHAATQELVAAARRRWTHLAKLAADGANAGAAPPRRLVHMKAAATCNAAC from the exons ATGGGTTGCTTCTacttgagagagagaaacaagaCCAAGAAGCAATCAATGTCATCCCCTACACTAACAGTAGACAAGGATGGCTTCAATGATGAAATGTCCCAGAAGGCCAACAAATCATGCAGCTCGGTTGTTGCTGCATCACCGCGGAGCATACTGGAGCTATATGAGGGGCGCGCGCATGAACTCCGTTCTTTTCGCCTCGCTGAGCTGAGAAGTGCTACTAGTAACTTCAGTAGAGATCTCAAGATAGGGGAAGGAGGTTTTGGGAGTGTGTACAAGGGCTTCCTGAAAACTTCTCGCAGCCAATTGGGGCTGAGGAATGACAATGGCAATTTGGTGGTGGCTGTCAAGAAGCTCAATCCTAATGGAATGCAG GGTCATAAGCAGTGGCTGGCTGAAGTTCAGATCCTTGCTGTCGTGGATCACCCTAATCTTGTCAAACTCCTTGGCTATTGTGCCACTGATGATGGCGAACAAGGTCCTCAGAGACTTCTTGTGTATGAGTTCATGCCTAACAAGACCCTAGAAGATCATTTGTTCAATAGAGCATACCCAACTCTTCCATGGAAAACAAGGCTTAGCATAGCCTTGGGCGTTGCAAAGGGACTGCATTACTTGCATGAAGGATTGGAAATTCAG GTCATATACCGTGACTTCAAATCATCTAACGTGCTGCTAGATGAGGAATTCATACCAAAACTCTCAGATTTTGGATTAGCAAGGGAGGGCCCAGTGGATGGACAAACTCATGTGTCCACAGCG GTGATGGGCACGTACGGGTACGCGGCGCCGGACTACGTGGAGACGGGCCGCCTCACAGCCAGGAGCGACGTCTGGAGCTTCGGCGTCGTCCTGCTCGAGCTActctccggccgccgcgccttCGACCGGGCCCGGCCACGCGGCGACCAGAAGCTCGTCGACTGGTCGCGCCGCCACCCCGTCGGGACCCGGTGGTTCTCCAGGCTCCTCGACCCGCGGCTGGAGGGGAGGTACCCGTACCGCGCCGCGCAGGACGTGGCGGCGCTCGCGGCGAGCTGCCTCGCCGAGCGCGCCGGGGAGCGGCCGTccatggcggaggcggcgcgggcgctggagcgcgcggcgcggcacgaGGAGCTGGACGGGCCCCCCGAGCCGCCGGAGGAGGGGTCACCGCCTCACCGCCACGCCGGCTCCTCCCACGCGGCGACACAGGAGTTGGTGGCGGCcgcccggcggcgatggacgcACCTGGCCAAGCTGGCGGCTGATGGCGcgaacgccggcgccgcgccgccgcggaggctcGTGCACATGAAGGCGGCAGCTACATGCAATGCAGCGTGCTGA
- the LOC102699976 gene encoding ATP synthase subunit delta', mitochondrial has translation MLRHAARRLVAARGSGSIRALSTAGVPAEAADDSAFSEAWKKVAPNIEAPATPLSLMQPRPPTPAAIPSKLTINFVLPYKSEIANKEVDMVIVPATTGQMGVLPGHVSTIAELKPGVLSVHEGNDITKYFVSSGFAFVHANSIADIVAVEAVPLDQIDPALVQEGLAEFNAKLGSASTDLEKAEAQIGVDVHSALNAALAG, from the exons atgctgcgccacgccgcccgccgcctggtcgccgcccgcggcagcggcagcatcAGGGCGCTCTCCACCGCGGGGGTGCCCGCCGAGGCGGCCGACGACTCCGCCTTCTCGGAGGCGTGGAAGAAGGTGGCCCCGAACATTGAGGCCCCCGCCACGCCCCTCTCGCTCATGCAGCCCCGCCCGCCCACGCCGGCGGCCATCCCCTCCAAGCTCACCATCAACTTCGTCCTCCCCTACAAGTCCGAGATCGCCAACAAGGAG GTTGACATGGTTATTGTACCAGCAACAACTGGTCAGATGGGTGTTTTGCCTGGCCATGTTTCCACGATTGCAGAGCTCAAGCCTGGTGTTCTCTCGGTACACGAGGGAAATGATATCACCAAGTACTTTGTGAGCAGTGGCTTTGCATTCGTCCATGCAAACTCCATCGCTGATATCGTGGCTGTCGAGGCTGTCCCCCTGGACCAGATTGACCCAGCCTTGGTCCAGGAGGGGCTCGCAGAGTTCAATGCCAAGCTTGGATCGGCCTCAACTGACCTGGAGAAGGCTGAAGCTCAGATCGGAGTGGATGTTCACAGTGCGCTCAATGCCGCATTGGCCGGTTGA